From the genome of Pedobacter sp. MC2016-14, one region includes:
- a CDS encoding response regulator, with amino-acid sequence MQDTLNFSNWSLKKTLNTVDDPITKAKITVFYYLFLLNFPKVGALFSGYVFYGDVTQVKRAIIGIAVTVIILKLLTWKPAYLQALIFFTITSTILGIWKVIVIDHTALNVVTIQNVFMIIMWSFYGLPRRWGYFYCILAIIPIVNAVSTGSNSELFVGVPQIPMFASSFIIVLNFLIILVAHFYYRNILYNTIAESKKLNEELEQANAANTLFFSSMSHELRTPLNAVIGMASLLIDDNRDKEQKENLDILKFSAESLLSLINDILDFSKMGMGSVSLEAIPFNLKELAENVCAGLRIKANEKNLYCTTDIDPEIAELELIGDPTRISQIIYNLVGNAIKFTKKGGVSFEIKLMHRVDNLISLRFMVKDTGLGISPEQQKLIFEPFTQADVNTTRNFGGTGLGLSIVKHLLTLHNTNIDIESELGAGAVFSFDITYAVSDKKKEEVVAFNFNNSARPVSDLKVLMAEDNAMNSLLMKKLFSKWNIQLDIAENGEEAVKLVEVNDYDIILMDLQMPVMNGYEATTKIRTMTVPGKATIPIIALTASVSSDVQASIIEVGMTDFVSKPFNPNELYEKLQLIQ; translated from the coding sequence ATGCAAGATACGCTTAATTTCTCTAACTGGTCTTTAAAAAAGACGCTAAATACTGTTGATGACCCCATAACAAAAGCAAAGATTACCGTTTTCTATTACCTGTTTCTGCTAAATTTCCCGAAAGTTGGCGCGCTATTTTCTGGATATGTGTTTTATGGTGACGTTACCCAGGTAAAGCGGGCAATTATAGGGATTGCGGTTACGGTTATTATACTGAAATTACTGACATGGAAGCCCGCCTATTTGCAGGCGCTGATATTTTTTACCATTACGAGTACTATACTGGGGATCTGGAAAGTGATTGTGATTGATCATACCGCTTTAAATGTGGTAACTATTCAGAATGTTTTTATGATTATTATGTGGAGCTTTTATGGCTTGCCTCGTCGCTGGGGTTATTTTTACTGCATTTTGGCTATCATTCCAATTGTAAACGCAGTTTCAACAGGCAGCAATTCGGAGTTATTTGTAGGTGTACCACAGATTCCTATGTTTGCCTCTTCTTTTATCATTGTACTAAATTTTTTGATTATCCTGGTAGCCCATTTTTATTACCGGAACATCCTTTATAACACCATTGCAGAATCCAAAAAACTAAATGAAGAGCTTGAGCAGGCCAATGCAGCCAATACACTGTTCTTTTCCAGTATGTCTCATGAACTAAGAACGCCTTTAAATGCGGTGATTGGTATGGCCAGCCTGCTTATAGATGACAACCGCGATAAGGAACAAAAGGAAAACCTGGATATTTTAAAGTTTTCTGCCGAAAGTTTACTGTCGTTGATTAACGACATTCTTGATTTTAGTAAAATGGGCATGGGCAGTGTTAGCCTGGAGGCCATTCCTTTTAACCTTAAAGAACTTGCAGAAAATGTATGTGCTGGTTTGAGGATTAAGGCCAATGAAAAAAATCTGTATTGTACTACTGATATTGATCCGGAAATTGCAGAATTGGAATTGATTGGTGATCCAACAAGGATATCGCAGATTATTTATAACCTTGTTGGTAATGCAATTAAATTCACTAAAAAAGGCGGCGTAAGTTTCGAGATTAAGCTGATGCACAGGGTTGATAACCTGATCTCCTTAAGATTTATGGTTAAGGATACTGGCCTGGGAATTAGCCCTGAGCAACAAAAACTAATTTTTGAGCCTTTTACGCAAGCTGATGTAAATACGACAAGGAATTTTGGAGGCACCGGGCTGGGGCTTTCCATTGTAAAACATTTATTGACACTGCACAATACCAATATTGACATTGAGAGTGAGCTGGGTGCAGGTGCGGTATTCTCCTTTGACATTACCTATGCAGTTAGTGATAAAAAGAAGGAAGAAGTCGTAGCTTTTAATTTTAATAATAGCGCCCGTCCTGTTTCTGATTTAAAGGTATTAATGGCTGAAGATAATGCAATGAATAGCTTGCTGATGAAAAAGCTTTTCTCTAAATGGAACATCCAACTGGATATTGCAGAAAATGGCGAAGAAGCCGTTAAGCTGGTGGAGGTAAATGATTATGATATTATTTTAATGGATTTGCAGATGCCTGTGATGAATGGTTACGAGGCGACTACAAAAATTAGGACCATGACTGTACCGGGAAAGGCTACTATACCAATTATTGCTTTAACCGCCTCGGTGTCTTCGGATGTTCAAGCAAGCATTATAGAGGTTGGAATGACCGATTTTGTGAGCAAGCCCTTTAATCCTAATGAATTGTATGAGAAGCTACAACTCATTCAATAA
- a CDS encoding helix-turn-helix domain-containing protein, whose protein sequence is MEKADISTYAKSDGFYLQRIGEFVKSTRIAQHKTQQELAEAAGINRGTLVQLEKGQPVNLLSLIQILRALKQLHFFQQLEPVAQVSPLMLAEAEQKYNLRVRHKTNTAKDKPKSDW, encoded by the coding sequence ATGGAAAAAGCAGACATTTCTACTTATGCAAAAAGTGATGGTTTTTACCTGCAGCGTATTGGCGAATTTGTAAAATCTACAAGGATAGCACAGCATAAAACGCAGCAAGAACTTGCTGAAGCTGCAGGAATAAACAGGGGCACATTGGTGCAACTGGAAAAAGGACAGCCAGTAAATTTGCTTTCCCTCATTCAGATTTTAAGGGCTTTGAAACAACTCCATTTTTTTCAGCAGCTGGAACCTGTTGCTCAGGTAAGTCCGCTAATGCTTGCTGAAGCTGAACAAAAATACAACCTTCGCGTAAGGCATAAAACCAATACAGCAAAAGACAAACCTAAATCTGACTGGTAA